In the Nitrospirales bacterium LBB_01 genome, one interval contains:
- the hemL gene encoding glutamate-1-semialdehyde 2,1-aminomutase, with protein MSTKKSKSLFKKAQTLISGGVNSPVRAFKAVGGDPLFISHAKGSKLTDVDGNSYIDYVLSWGPLILGHAPKKVIEAVTEAAAKGTSFGAPNPYEVTLAELIVAAYPSMDKVRFVNSGTEATMSAIRVARGFTKRDKIIKFEGCYHGHADGLLAKAGSGAATLGVPTSPGVPQSYAMNTITVPFNDITALKNVIEKEGENIACLILEPIVGNIGCVIPRDGFLAEIRELTQKHGIVLIFDEVMTGFRAAYGGAQELFNIKPDMTCLGKVIGGGLPVGAYGGKREIMSLISPEGPVYQAGTLSGNPVAMSAGIATLNIIRKSGFYEKLNETAKTLEYGLNDAAKKANSKVKIYRVGSMMCQYFTDKEVIDWPTAASCDTQKFANYFRGMLTGGIYLPPSQFEAFFLSAAHKKIDIERTVNMSYKVLKSIR; from the coding sequence CTGTCAACAAAGAAATCTAAGTCGCTTTTTAAAAAAGCTCAGACTTTGATTTCCGGCGGTGTTAACAGTCCGGTTAGGGCATTTAAGGCGGTGGGCGGTGATCCTCTTTTTATATCACACGCCAAAGGCTCCAAACTTACTGATGTTGATGGTAACTCATACATTGATTATGTGCTTTCATGGGGGCCGCTTATTTTAGGCCATGCGCCAAAGAAGGTTATCGAGGCTGTCACTGAGGCTGCCGCTAAGGGCACAAGTTTCGGCGCTCCTAATCCATACGAAGTAACGCTTGCTGAACTAATTGTTGCAGCCTATCCGTCAATGGATAAGGTACGCTTTGTAAATTCCGGCACTGAGGCCACAATGAGCGCTATCAGAGTTGCACGTGGATTTACAAAACGAGATAAGATTATAAAATTTGAGGGCTGCTACCACGGACATGCCGATGGGCTGCTTGCTAAGGCAGGCTCAGGGGCCGCAACACTTGGCGTTCCAACAAGCCCTGGAGTTCCTCAATCATACGCTATGAACACCATCACTGTTCCATTTAATGACATAACAGCTTTGAAAAATGTTATCGAAAAAGAAGGCGAAAACATTGCCTGTCTAATTCTTGAACCGATTGTCGGAAATATCGGCTGTGTTATCCCCAGAGACGGATTTCTTGCGGAAATCAGAGAGTTGACCCAAAAACATGGTATCGTTCTGATTTTTGATGAGGTTATGACAGGCTTTAGGGCAGCTTATGGCGGCGCTCAGGAACTTTTCAATATAAAACCCGATATGACCTGTCTCGGTAAAGTCATAGGAGGTGGACTACCAGTTGGAGCTTATGGCGGTAAGCGGGAGATAATGTCTTTAATTTCTCCTGAGGGCCCCGTCTATCAGGCAGGCACACTTTCGGGCAACCCTGTAGCAATGTCTGCCGGAATTGCAACTTTAAATATTATAAGAAAATCCGGCTTTTACGAAAAACTCAATGAAACTGCAAAAACCCTTGAATATGGGCTTAATGACGCTGCAAAAAAAGCCAACTCTAAGGTTAAAATTTATCGTGTCGGCTCAATGATGTGCCAATATTTTACAGATAAAGAAGTTATCGATTGGCCGACAGCCGCATCCTGCGACACTCAGAAATTTGCCAATTACTTTAGAGGAATGCTCACAGGCGGCATATACCTACCGCCGTCTCAGTTTGAGGCGTTTTTCCTTAGTGCGGCACACAAAAAAATTGATATTGAACGAACCGTAAACATGAGCTACAAAGTTCTGAAATCTATTCGTTGA
- a CDS encoding tetratricopeptide repeat protein, whose amino-acid sequence MKKIKTFLFLQMILLFTLVCVTGAFAANSSSSANSNTSESNEESAYYHYMLGVIAEEQNDWPKALKEFRTALKEDPESPYLKVQIAYVLLREDRAEDSMKLTEDVLKKHPNYIPAMKLLGELYNARHGLEESIKLYEKIISIDPDDTGSIVFLGALYLSKKDYENAGRVLRVFVDRDPSNVMGNYYLGIIFLETNDLDNATKYLKIALTLNPSFDPALVYMGIITEMKGNKDEAAKYYKSALAINSQNLKAREMLSRLYMSNKDIPKAIEELEALSKELPENIDIHLRIGLLYLEEEVFDKAVDEFILVKTAAPNNVLVKYYLSLAYEAMKKVDLAIEELKQAVNIAPKNVKAFLRLAYLYKETKDYEKAAHYYDELLSFDTSKPEYFLYAALVYTSMKNYNRAIELLTNALNIYPDNEELYLNFANVYEKIGDFVTMERYIRKVIEINPDNSDALNYLGYSFADRGEKLDEALELVKRALKLKPDNGYIMDSLAWVYYKNGKYKDALKEQQKAISIVNDDATIFEHLGDIYLKLENYDKAAAAWENSLKHYKDEAGLKNRVEEKIKNLPKHE is encoded by the coding sequence ATGAAAAAAATAAAAACCTTCCTTTTTTTGCAAATGATTCTGCTATTTACCCTTGTCTGTGTTACTGGGGCATTTGCTGCAAATTCAAGTTCCAGCGCTAATTCAAACACATCTGAAAGCAACGAGGAGTCAGCTTACTACCACTACATGCTTGGAGTTATAGCTGAGGAACAAAACGATTGGCCTAAAGCACTAAAGGAGTTTAGAACAGCCCTGAAAGAGGACCCTGAGTCACCATACCTTAAGGTTCAGATAGCGTATGTGCTGCTACGGGAGGACAGAGCCGAGGATTCTATGAAGTTAACCGAGGACGTGCTAAAGAAACATCCAAACTATATACCGGCAATGAAGCTCTTAGGGGAATTATACAATGCACGGCACGGGTTAGAAGAATCTATTAAACTGTATGAGAAAATTATAAGCATAGACCCTGATGACACAGGATCAATAGTGTTTTTAGGTGCTCTGTACTTGTCTAAAAAGGATTACGAAAATGCTGGCAGAGTGCTAAGAGTGTTTGTTGACCGTGATCCCTCTAACGTCATGGGGAATTACTATCTGGGTATAATATTTTTGGAGACTAATGACCTTGATAATGCAACCAAATACTTAAAAATAGCTCTCACCCTCAATCCCTCCTTTGACCCAGCGCTCGTCTATATGGGCATAATAACCGAAATGAAGGGCAATAAGGATGAGGCGGCAAAGTACTACAAGAGCGCACTTGCGATAAATTCCCAGAATTTAAAAGCCAGAGAGATGCTCTCCAGATTATACATGTCTAACAAGGACATCCCCAAAGCAATCGAAGAGCTTGAAGCGTTAAGCAAAGAGCTGCCTGAAAACATAGATATACATTTAAGAATCGGCCTTCTGTATCTTGAGGAGGAGGTCTTTGACAAAGCAGTAGATGAGTTTATTCTTGTCAAAACAGCTGCTCCTAATAACGTCCTTGTCAAATATTACCTGTCTTTAGCATATGAGGCAATGAAGAAAGTTGATTTGGCTATCGAGGAGTTAAAACAGGCTGTCAACATAGCTCCTAAAAATGTAAAAGCCTTCCTCAGATTGGCCTACCTGTATAAGGAAACTAAGGATTATGAAAAGGCTGCCCATTATTACGATGAGCTGCTTTCCTTTGATACATCAAAACCGGAGTATTTCCTATATGCTGCACTTGTTTACACCAGTATGAAAAATTATAACAGGGCAATAGAGCTGCTTACAAACGCTCTTAATATCTATCCTGATAACGAGGAACTCTACCTGAATTTTGCAAATGTTTATGAGAAGATTGGTGACTTTGTAACGATGGAGCGCTATATAAGAAAGGTGATTGAAATAAATCCTGATAACTCAGACGCTTTAAATTATCTTGGGTATTCGTTTGCTGACAGAGGGGAGAAGCTTGATGAGGCGCTTGAACTTGTAAAAAGAGCTCTTAAACTTAAACCCGATAACGGTTATATCATGGACAGCCTTGCATGGGTTTATTACAAAAATGGAAAATACAAGGATGCTCTGAAAGAACAACAGAAGGCCATAAGTATTGTTAACGATGATGCAACCATATTTGAACATCTTGGTGATATATACTTGAAATTAGAAAACTATGACAAAGCTGCGGCAGCATGGGAAAACTCCCTTAAACACTATAAAGATGAGGCCGGCCTTAAGAACAGAGTGGAAGAGAAAATAAAAAATCTACCAAAACACGAGTAA
- the aspS gene encoding aspartate--tRNA ligase, which produces MFRTKGCGELTSDDIGKDVNLSGWVFRSRDHGGLIFADLRDRGGIVQLVFSTDVSAETHVSAHQLRGEYVISVTGEVRKRPEGTENPDIPTGQVEIYVKTLNILNRCEPLPFTIDEAKEASESLRLRYRYLDLRRPEMMGNLITRHKACKLIRDYLDVQGFLEIETPVLTKSTPEGARDYLVPSRTNPGAFFALPQSPQLFKQILMIAGADRYFQIVKCFRDEDLRADRQPEFTQVDLEMSFVEADDVMILVEGLLKRLFKEVNGEDIATPIERMTYDYAMETYGSDKPDLRFGLPLVDMAPEALQSNFKVFLDVLSSGGKVKAILGKGMAGLSRKEVDVLTSEVQSYGAKGLAWIKIKDGFESPIAKFFKEDTMRSMTEKLQAAQGDMMLFVADSGKTVNDVLGRLRIEIAKRTNIIENKNSFVWITDFPLFEYDSEENRFVAIHHPFTSPTDADIEAILSGSVTNLSSIKSKAYDIVLNGSEIGGGSVRIHSPALQKKIFEMIGIGAEEAAERFGFLLDALKYGAPPHGGLALGLDRLIMIMVGAASIRDVIAFPKTQKAVCPLSGAPSDVDKKQLRDLYIKVNIPEKVVEVK; this is translated from the coding sequence ATGTTTAGGACTAAGGGCTGCGGGGAGTTAACATCTGATGACATTGGAAAAGATGTAAACCTTAGCGGATGGGTGTTTAGAAGCCGCGATCACGGTGGGCTAATATTTGCCGACTTACGGGACAGAGGTGGCATAGTGCAATTAGTATTTAGCACGGACGTAAGCGCAGAGACGCATGTGTCGGCTCATCAACTAAGAGGCGAGTATGTGATTTCTGTAACCGGCGAGGTCAGAAAAAGACCGGAGGGTACGGAAAACCCCGACATTCCAACCGGTCAGGTAGAAATTTATGTAAAAACGCTTAACATTCTAAACCGATGTGAGCCGCTCCCCTTTACCATAGATGAGGCCAAAGAAGCATCTGAGTCTCTGCGGCTTAGGTACAGATACCTTGACCTGAGAAGACCTGAGATGATGGGAAATTTGATAACGCGTCACAAGGCATGTAAACTAATCCGTGATTATCTGGATGTGCAGGGATTTCTTGAGATAGAAACACCGGTGTTAACAAAATCTACGCCTGAGGGCGCACGGGATTACCTTGTGCCAAGCAGGACAAATCCTGGGGCTTTTTTTGCGCTACCTCAATCGCCGCAGTTGTTTAAACAGATTCTTATGATAGCAGGGGCGGACAGGTACTTTCAGATTGTAAAATGTTTTAGGGATGAGGACTTAAGGGCCGACCGTCAGCCGGAATTTACGCAGGTTGATCTTGAGATGTCATTTGTTGAGGCAGATGACGTGATGATACTTGTTGAGGGACTGCTTAAGCGGCTATTCAAAGAAGTTAATGGCGAGGATATTGCAACGCCAATAGAGCGTATGACATATGACTATGCAATGGAGACGTATGGAAGTGACAAGCCCGATTTACGATTTGGATTGCCGCTTGTTGATATGGCGCCAGAGGCGTTACAGAGCAATTTTAAGGTTTTTCTTGATGTGTTAAGCTCCGGGGGCAAAGTAAAGGCAATTTTGGGTAAGGGAATGGCAGGGCTTTCCCGCAAAGAGGTAGATGTGCTGACTTCTGAGGTGCAGTCCTATGGCGCTAAGGGGCTGGCTTGGATAAAAATAAAGGATGGATTTGAATCCCCAATCGCCAAATTTTTTAAAGAAGATACCATGCGCTCTATGACTGAAAAACTTCAGGCTGCACAAGGGGATATGATGCTCTTTGTCGCTGATAGCGGGAAAACTGTTAATGATGTTTTAGGACGGCTTCGGATAGAGATAGCAAAGCGCACCAACATCATAGAAAATAAGAACAGTTTTGTCTGGATAACGGATTTCCCTCTTTTTGAGTACGATTCAGAAGAAAACCGATTTGTTGCGATTCATCATCCGTTTACATCGCCTACGGACGCTGATATTGAAGCGATACTATCAGGCAGCGTCACTAATCTATCAAGCATTAAATCAAAGGCATACGACATAGTGCTAAACGGCTCAGAAATCGGTGGCGGCAGTGTTCGTATTCACAGTCCAGCGCTTCAGAAAAAGATATTTGAAATGATTGGAATCGGCGCTGAGGAGGCTGCTGAGAGATTTGGATTTCTTTTGGACGCTCTAAAATACGGCGCACCGCCTCACGGCGGACTTGCGCTTGGTCTTGACAGGCTTATAATGATAATGGTAGGCGCTGCATCAATCAGAGATGTAATCGCCTTTCCTAAGACTCAAAAGGCGGTCTGCCCCCTAAGCGGCGCTCCTTCAGATGTTGATAAAAAGCAGTTAAGGGATCTCTACATTAAGGTTAATATACCGGAGAAAGTCGTTGAGGTAAAGTAA